The nucleotide sequence GGAACTTCGGCGACAACACCACCAGCACCCAGCAAAGCCCCAACCACTGCTACTCCACGCCGGGCACCTACACCGTCACGCTCACGGCCACCAACGCGGCCGGCAGCAACGTGCGCACCCGCGCCAGCTACATCGTGTATGACAACGCCGTGCCGGTGGCCGCTTCCTGCACCCCCGCCACGGCGGCCTACTGCTGCGGCTACGGCATCACGCAGTTTACGCTGGGCCCGCTCAGCAAGGCCTCCCAGGATGGCCAGGCCAGCTACGAAGACTTCACCTGCACCAGCCGGGTGCAGCTGACCGAAGGCAACTCCTACCCCATCAGCCTGGGCACCGGCACCAACCCACAAGATGTACGGGTGTGGCTGGACCTTAATAATGACGGCATCTTCACGAGCAATGAGCTGCTCTACACGGCCCTGAACCGCACCAACCCGGCCGGCACGGTGCTGATTCCGGCCACGGCCCTCAAGAACGTGCCGCTGCGCCTGCGGGTGCTGGCCGACTTCGTGGGCGGGGCCGCCACGGCCTGCGCCACGCCACAGCTGGGCCAGATTGAGGACTACACCGTGACGGTGCGCGCCAACACCACCCCGCCGGTGGCGGCGTTCAGTTCCAACCACGTGCCCGGCAACTGCCAGAACCCCGTGCAGTTCACGGACCAGAGCCAGAACGCGCCCACCAGCTGGCTCTGGAACTTCGGCGACAACACCACCAGCACCCAGCAGAACCCCAGCCACCAGTACACCACTGGCGGCGCCTTCACCGTCACGCTCACCACCACCAATGCGTACGGCTCCAACACGCTCAGCAAAACCAACGCCGTGGTGCTGATGGTGCCCTGTGTGCGCTACTGCGAGGCCACCGGCACTACCCCCAACATCTGGCTGACCAACGTAACCATGCGCCGCGACGGTGCCATCGACTTCACGAATGCCTCCGGCGCCAACGCCAGCGGCTACGGCAACTTCGTGGACAAGGTGGTGCCGCTGTATCAGGGCACCAACACCTTCCTGGACATGAGCGTGAATGCCAACTTCCAGCACCTGCTCTGGGCCTGGGTTGACTGGAACCGCAACGGCACGTTTGAGGCCTCGGAGCTGCTGGCCAACACCGCCACCTCGGCCACCACGCTCACGGCGGGCTTCACAGTGCCCACCAACCCGGCTTTCCGGGGCCTGACGCGCATGCGGGTGATGGTGCGCCTCAACAACCTGCCCACGCCCAACCCCTGCCAGGTAAACCAGAACAACTCGGAAACCGAGGACTACTCGGTGCTGGTCAGCCAGCCGCAGGCCTCAGCCGAAGCCCGCACGCTGCCGGCCTTGAGCGTGTTCCCGAACCCCACCACCGATGGCCGCCTGCACCTGCGCCTGCCCGACCCGGCGGCGGCCGGCACCTACGCGGTGCGGGTAGAAAACCTGCTGGGCGCCCTGGTGCAGGAAACCAGCCTGCGGCTGAGCCCCAGCCAGGAGGCCGAGCTGAACTTAGCCGGCCTGCCCCGCGGCCTGTATGTGCTGCGCCTACAGAACGCCGACGGCCAGACTGCCGTGCGCCGCGTGCAAGTACAGTAAGCTAGTTGGTTTTGGGTGATGGGGTGATGAAGGAATGAGGTGAACGTCATTCCGGGCATATGGCGCATCAAGCCCGCGACGAGGAATCTCGCGGGCTGATGTTGCCGCGGTGCTCAGGCATCATCCTGCGAACTGCTTCGGCTGCGCCTCTGCATGATGTTCTTTCTCCTTTACCCCCATCCCTCCTTTACCTCATCACCTCGTTACCTCATCCCCCCAAAACACTCATCACCTCACCACTTTATATGCGCCAAACTTTACTCCGCGCCTTATGCTTCCTGTTGCTGCTGGCAGGGCTAAGCCCCGGGCGGGCCGTTGCCTCTCACCTGCTGGGCGGCGAGATGCGCTATCAGTATGTGGATGCCAACGGCCCGGCCAATGCCCGCTACCGGTACCGCATCACCGTGCTCGTGTATCTCAACTGGGAGTGCCCGCCGGCCGGCGGCTCGTCCAGCACCCAGTCCAACGTGCCCGACGGACGCTGCAACATCTTCCTCAACATCTACGACAAAACCACCCGGCAGCGCATTGCCAGCAACGAAGGCGCCAACACCTTCCCCTGCACGCAGGTCAGCTGCTCGACGCTGCAGAACCCCATCCAGAACGACCAGCAGCAGGCCGGCACCTACCGGCTGCCGCGCATTTCCAACCCCAGCATTACGCCGCCGCAGCCCGGCGGCTGCAGCATCCCGCCCGGCTCGGTGCCACCAGTGCGTCTGGCCCGCTACGAGGCCATCGTGAACCTGCCCGTGTCGTTTGATGGCTACTACGCCGTGTACACCGACGGCACGCGCAATTTCAACATCGACAACCTGCAGAACCCCAGCAACCAGAACCAGACGCTGTTTGTGGAAATGGCGCCGCCGCTGCTGCCCAACTCCTCGCCCACCTTCTCCGATACGGCCGTCGTCGTTATTTGCCAGGGCGACACCAGCATCCTGGTCAACAACGCCGTTGACCCCGACGGCGACCGGCTGATTTACTCGTTCAGCACGCCCTACAACGGCAATCAGGGCGCGGCGGCTTCCTTCGTGGCCCCGCCCAGCGTCACGTATGCCAACACCGGCGGCTTCTCGGCCACCACACCGTTTGGCACGGGGGCCGGCAACTACGCATTTCTCAATGCCAGCAACGGCATCAGCCGCTACGCCACCTCACGCGTGGGGCGCTACGTGGTGGCCGTGGAAGTCAAGGAATACCGCACTATTAATGGCGCGGAGGTTTTGATTGGCTCGACGAGGCGCGAAATTCAGCTGGTGTCGCGCACCTGCTCGCCCAACAACTCGCCGCAATTTACGGCCGCCACCACCGCACAGCCGCGGCTGTTTACCGTGGAGGAAGGCCAGCCGGTCAGCTTCAACCTGGGCGCTACTGATGCCGATGGCAACCCCATCAACCTGCGCGTCAACAGCGTGCTGCTTGATGGCAGCGGCCCGTTCAATGCCACCTTTGCCGGCAGCCAGGGCACCGTGCTGCCGGGCGCCGTGACCGGCAGCGCCACCATCCAGGGGTCGGGTACCGTCAACGGCCAATTTGTGTTCAACACCCAGTGCGGCAACGGCCGCGCCACGCCCTACGACGTGGTGGTAACCGCCACCGACGTAGCCTGCGGCGCGAAAAGCGTGGCCGACGTGTTCCAGATTCAGGTAACGAAGGCCCTGGGCCCGACCAGCATCAGCGGCAACGACGTTATCTGCGACCGGTCCGTAGCCCAGCAGTACACGGCGGGCGGCCCCACGGCCAGCTCCTACCGCTGGACGGTGCGGGGCGGCACCATTCAGGGCCCGGCCACCAACAACACCGTGCAGGTGCTCTGGACCGGCACCGGCGCCGGCCGCCTGGTTTTGCGCGGCGTATCGGCGTTCGGCTGCCCTACTGATTCGGTGGTGCGCATCATTGACGTGCGGCCGGCCGGCGCTTTGGCTGTCACGCCAACCGCCACCGCCATCTGCCCCGGCGGCTCCACCTCCCTCACGGCTACCGGCGGCACCACCTACCAGTGGACTTCCAGCACCGGCCAGACGTTCACGGGCAGCACCATCACCGTTTCGCCGGCCGTAACGACCACCTATACGGTATCGACGTTCGACGGCGTCTGCACCACCACCCGCCAGGCCACCGTAACCGTCAACCCGGCGGCCGTGGCCAACGCCGGCGCCGATGTGGCCACCTGCTCCGGCGTATCTACGTCGATTGGCACGGCCGCCCTGGCTGGCTACACCTATCAGTGGAGCCCCGCTACCGGCCTGAGCAACACCAGCGCCGCGCAGCCCACCTTTGTGCTGAGCAACACCACCAACACGGCGCAGACCTTCACCTACATCGTGACGGCCACCACGGCCCAGGGCTGCGTGGCCCGCGACTCCGTGCGCATCACGCTGAATCCTGCGGCCGTAGCCAATGCCGGTGCCGACCGCGCTGTGTGCTCTGGTACGCCTACTTCGATTGGCTCGGCCTCTCTAGTGGGCTATACTTACCAGTGGAGCCCGGCCACCGGCCTGAGCAGCGCCACCGCCGCCAACCCAACCCTCACGCTCACCAATACCGGCAGCACGCCGCAAACGTTCACCTACATCGTGACGGCCACTACCGCCAACAGCTGCGTGAGCCGCGACACGGTGCGCGTCACCATCAACCCGGCCGCCGTGGCCACGGCCGGCACCGACCGAGCCGTGTGCTCGGGCGAAACCACCACGCTGGGTGCGGCCTCATTGGTGGGCTACACCTACCAGTGGAGCCCGGCCACCGGCCTGAGCAGCGCTACGGCTGCCAACCCAACTTTCAGCCTGACCAACACCGGCACTACGGCGCAGGTGCTCACCTACACGGTCACGGCTACTACGGCTGAGGGCTGCGTAGCCCAGAGCACGGTGCGCATCACGCTCAACCCAGCCGCCATTGCCAACGCCGGCCCCGACGCCACGCTCTGCGACCGGCAGTCGACGACGCTGGGCAGCGCGGCTCTCACCGGCTACCGCTACCAGTGGAGCCCGGCCGCCAACCTGAGCAGCGCCACCACGGCCCGCCCGGTATTCACGGGCGTGAACACCACCCAAACCCCGCTCACGCTCACCTATGTTGTGACGGCCACCACGGCCCAAAACTGCGTAGCCCGCGACACGGTACGCATCCTCGTCAACCCGCGGCCGCTGCCCGACAGCATCCAGGGCTCGGCTTCGGTGTGCCCCACGGTGCAGGGCATTGCCTACAGCATCCGGGCGCCGCGCTCCACGGCCTACCAGTGGCTCGTGACGGGCGGCACCATTGCCAGCGGCCAGGGCACGGCGGCCATCACTGTGAACTGGGGCGGGGCTTCCGCCACGGCCAGCGTGCAGGCGTTCCGGCGGAATGCTGAAGGCTGCTCGTCGGATACCGTACGGTTCCCGGTGCGCATCAACCAGCAGCTCGTGACGCAGCGGCCCACCGGCCCGCTGCGTGTGTGCCTCGCCGATGGCCCCTTCACCTACCAGACCCAGCTCACCAACGGCTCCACCTACGGCTGGCAGATTGTGGGCGGCACCCAGCTTAGCACCAGCCAGAACACGGTGCAGGTGAACTTCACCCGGCCCGGCATTGCCAAGCTGGTCGTGACGGAATCCAGCAACCCGGCCGGCGGCCGCTGCCTGGGCCAGAGCGACACGCTTTATGTGACGGTGCTGCCGTCGCCGGCCGCTAACCTGGCCATCAACGGCCCGGCCCGGTCCTGCGCCAGCCAGACGGCAGCGCAGTTTACCTTGGCCGGCACCGCCGGCTCCACCTACGCTTGGACTGTGAATGGCGCGCCCCAGACGGTTACGGCCGGTACCCTGAGCGTACCGACTGCCGTGGGCACTTACACCATCACGGCCCGCGAAACCAACGCCAGCCTGTGCGCCGGGCCGGTGTTCACCAAAACCTTCGTGGTAGTGCCGCCGCTAGCTATTGCCGGTCCGGCCAGCTATTGCCCCGCCAGCCGCACCGGTTTGCGCTACAGCACCGCGGCCCTCAGCGGCGGCCAGTATCAGTGGACGATAACGGGCGGCACCATCACCAGCGGCCAGGGCACGGCCACCGTGACAGTTGACGTGCCAGCCGGTTCGGCCAACGCCACGCTCAGCGTGTCGGAAACCACCAGCCCCGCCTGCGCCGCCACCTTCACCATCCGCCCCGACAACGCGACGGTGGCGCTGAACGTGGCCTCGGTGGACCTGCAGGATGACCGCAAAATCAACCTCGCGCTCAACGTGCCCAACAACTCCGGCAACACCAACCGCGTGCAGATTCTGCGCCGCGTGGCGGGCAGTACCTCGGCCTTCGCCACCGTGGGCAACGTGCCGAACACCGCTACCACCTTCACCGATACCAGCGTGGATGCCGATGCCGCCGCCTACGAGTACCGCGTGGAGTTGACCAACGCCTGCGGCGACCTGCTGGCCAGCACCCAGCACACCACCATCCGGACCCTGGCCACGGCCACAGAGGGCGGTGTGGGCCGCGACGAAGGCAAAGTTAACGTGAGCTGGAACGCCTACCAGGGCTTTGCCGTGCAGCAGTACCGGCTCTACCGCCGGGCCGCCAACGGCACGGCCGAGTTGGTACAGACCGTGGCCGGCACCGCCACCAGCGTGCAGCTCACCACGGGCAGCGCCGGCTTCGACCAGTGCTTCCGGATTGAGGCCGTGGGCCCGGGCACGCTCACGTCCACGTCCAACGAGGCCTGCGTGCAGTTCGCCAACGACCTGGTGTTCTACAACGTGGTGACGCCCAACGGCGACAACCTCAACGACCAGTTCATCATCAAAAACGTGGAGCTCTACCCCGGCAACTCACTCACCATCTTCAATCGTTGGGGCAAGGAAGTCTACAAAGCCAGCAGCTACCGCAACACCTTCGACGCCAGCTCCAGCCCGGCCGGCGTCTACTACTACCTGCTCACCCTGCCCGACGGCCGCTCCTTCAAAGGCTGGTTCGACGTGGTGAAATAGGAACGCGGATTTTGCTGATTAGGGCGGATTGGTCGGATTTCGAGGCCGATTAAAATTCACCTTCACGTGAATGCAAAGAGGCTTGCCGATTGGCAAGCCTCTTTTTTGTAGTCTGATTGAAGAAGCCAGGCGAGTATCGACCACAAA is from Hymenobacter yonginensis and encodes:
- a CDS encoding T9SS type B sorting domain-containing protein, producing the protein MRQTLLRALCFLLLLAGLSPGRAVASHLLGGEMRYQYVDANGPANARYRYRITVLVYLNWECPPAGGSSSTQSNVPDGRCNIFLNIYDKTTRQRIASNEGANTFPCTQVSCSTLQNPIQNDQQQAGTYRLPRISNPSITPPQPGGCSIPPGSVPPVRLARYEAIVNLPVSFDGYYAVYTDGTRNFNIDNLQNPSNQNQTLFVEMAPPLLPNSSPTFSDTAVVVICQGDTSILVNNAVDPDGDRLIYSFSTPYNGNQGAAASFVAPPSVTYANTGGFSATTPFGTGAGNYAFLNASNGISRYATSRVGRYVVAVEVKEYRTINGAEVLIGSTRREIQLVSRTCSPNNSPQFTAATTAQPRLFTVEEGQPVSFNLGATDADGNPINLRVNSVLLDGSGPFNATFAGSQGTVLPGAVTGSATIQGSGTVNGQFVFNTQCGNGRATPYDVVVTATDVACGAKSVADVFQIQVTKALGPTSISGNDVICDRSVAQQYTAGGPTASSYRWTVRGGTIQGPATNNTVQVLWTGTGAGRLVLRGVSAFGCPTDSVVRIIDVRPAGALAVTPTATAICPGGSTSLTATGGTTYQWTSSTGQTFTGSTITVSPAVTTTYTVSTFDGVCTTTRQATVTVNPAAVANAGADVATCSGVSTSIGTAALAGYTYQWSPATGLSNTSAAQPTFVLSNTTNTAQTFTYIVTATTAQGCVARDSVRITLNPAAVANAGADRAVCSGTPTSIGSASLVGYTYQWSPATGLSSATAANPTLTLTNTGSTPQTFTYIVTATTANSCVSRDTVRVTINPAAVATAGTDRAVCSGETTTLGAASLVGYTYQWSPATGLSSATAANPTFSLTNTGTTAQVLTYTVTATTAEGCVAQSTVRITLNPAAIANAGPDATLCDRQSTTLGSAALTGYRYQWSPAANLSSATTARPVFTGVNTTQTPLTLTYVVTATTAQNCVARDTVRILVNPRPLPDSIQGSASVCPTVQGIAYSIRAPRSTAYQWLVTGGTIASGQGTAAITVNWGGASATASVQAFRRNAEGCSSDTVRFPVRINQQLVTQRPTGPLRVCLADGPFTYQTQLTNGSTYGWQIVGGTQLSTSQNTVQVNFTRPGIAKLVVTESSNPAGGRCLGQSDTLYVTVLPSPAANLAINGPARSCASQTAAQFTLAGTAGSTYAWTVNGAPQTVTAGTLSVPTAVGTYTITARETNASLCAGPVFTKTFVVVPPLAIAGPASYCPASRTGLRYSTAALSGGQYQWTITGGTITSGQGTATVTVDVPAGSANATLSVSETTSPACAATFTIRPDNATVALNVASVDLQDDRKINLALNVPNNSGNTNRVQILRRVAGSTSAFATVGNVPNTATTFTDTSVDADAAAYEYRVELTNACGDLLASTQHTTIRTLATATEGGVGRDEGKVNVSWNAYQGFAVQQYRLYRRAANGTAELVQTVAGTATSVQLTTGSAGFDQCFRIEAVGPGTLTSTSNEACVQFANDLVFYNVVTPNGDNLNDQFIIKNVELYPGNSLTIFNRWGKEVYKASSYRNTFDASSSPAGVYYYLLTLPDGRSFKGWFDVVK
- a CDS encoding GEVED domain-containing protein — its product is MIATLRIRRSAPLLLVSLLGLLPLGSTAWAQCPAAASACTPGAAPASNVPFGMGIFNVTLGTINSTTGGIQDGFQDYSCTVGTTLTAGQSYPISIRTNANANENVRVWLDLNNDGTLNPTTELIFSSTSARVHTGTISLPASAVLGTRLRLRVAADYVNAPIPGPCSTPQYSQTEDYAVTVQANVAAPMAEFVANQTLTCSGCVQFTDQSQNAPTSWLWNFGDNTTSTQQSPNHCYSTPGTYTVTLTATNAAGSNVRTRASYIVYDNAVPVAASCTPATAAYCCGYGITQFTLGPLSKASQDGQASYEDFTCTSRVQLTEGNSYPISLGTGTNPQDVRVWLDLNNDGIFTSNELLYTALNRTNPAGTVLIPATALKNVPLRLRVLADFVGGAATACATPQLGQIEDYTVTVRANTTPPVAAFSSNHVPGNCQNPVQFTDQSQNAPTSWLWNFGDNTTSTQQNPSHQYTTGGAFTVTLTTTNAYGSNTLSKTNAVVLMVPCVRYCEATGTTPNIWLTNVTMRRDGAIDFTNASGANASGYGNFVDKVVPLYQGTNTFLDMSVNANFQHLLWAWVDWNRNGTFEASELLANTATSATTLTAGFTVPTNPAFRGLTRMRVMVRLNNLPTPNPCQVNQNNSETEDYSVLVSQPQASAEARTLPALSVFPNPTTDGRLHLRLPDPAAAGTYAVRVENLLGALVQETSLRLSPSQEAELNLAGLPRGLYVLRLQNADGQTAVRRVQVQ